GGATCTGGCAATCCCTGGCCACCCAGGGCAGCTTCGCCGGCGACATGGCGTGGCGGCGGGCCGGAGGCGCCGCCTTCCCGGTGCGCTTGGTCGGCAACCGCGTGTCCCACGACGGCCGGTTCTACGGCTGCCTCTTCGTCTCGGACCGGACCGAAGCGAAGCTCGCCGAGGATCGCCTCGCCGACACCAACGCGCGCTTCCGGGCGCTCACCGAGAACACCTCCGACCTCGTGTTCGTGCTGGACCGCGACGGCGTCACAACCTACGTGAGCCCGGCCGCCGCGAAGACCCTGGGCGGCGGGGAGCGCGAGCTGCTCGGGCGGCGCAGCGGTCTGCTGGTGCACGAGCAGGACCGGCCGTCGGTGGACCGGATCCTGGCGGAAGCCCGCCGGCAACCAGGCCGCACGGTCCGCCTCGAGAACGTGCGGGCCCGGCGAGTGGACGGATCCTGGCTGCACCTCGACGGCGCCTACACGGACCTGCCCGACGTGCCGGGCGTCACCGGGACCGTCGTGGTCTACCGGGACGTCACGGACAGCCGGCGCGCGGACCGCGACCTGCAGGAAAGCCGCCGCCAGTTGTCGACGCTGCTGGGGAACCTGCCCGGCCTGGCCTTCCGCTGCCGGTACGACCGCGACATGTCGTTGGAGTTCGTCAGCGGCGGCTCCCTCGCCCTGACGGGCTATCGGCCCGAGCAGTACTTCGGGGAGCACCCCGTGACCGCCCTGGACATCATTCACCCCGACGACATCGAGAAGGTCCGGGAAGCCATCCAGGCCGCCGTGGATGCGGGCCGGGCGTACGCGCACGAATACCGCATCATCACCGCCGACGGCGCGGTCAAGTG
The sequence above is a segment of the bacterium genome. Coding sequences within it:
- a CDS encoding PAS domain S-box protein; protein product: MIRRPATDQPPIPGRAPRFAAVLGRALSRLRGPHARDLRPEREELLRTKRELELARESMGNAAYAIFWVRADGSIMDHNRTAARLLGDAEDLRDTQLADVFAGSRSAWLRIWQSLATQGSFAGDMAWRRAGGAAFPVRLVGNRVSHDGRFYGCLFVSDRTEAKLAEDRLADTNARFRALTENTSDLVFVLDRDGVTTYVSPAAAKTLGGGERELLGRRSGLLVHEQDRPSVDRILAEARRQPGRTVRLENVRARRVDGSWLHLDGAYTDLPDVPGVTGTVVVYRDVTDSRRADRDLQESRRQLSTLLGNLPGLAFRCRYDRDMSLEFVSGGSLALTGYRPEQYFGEHPVTALDIIHPDDIEKVREAIQAAVDAGRAYAHEYRIITADGAVKWVWEQGVGVAGESGGTRFLEGFITDITDRVEAERTIRELNEDLERRVAARTRDLEEAQEQLIASEKMAALGGLVAGLAHEINTPLGVG